A part of Entelurus aequoreus isolate RoL-2023_Sb linkage group LG10, RoL_Eaeq_v1.1, whole genome shotgun sequence genomic DNA contains:
- the egln2 gene encoding uncharacterized protein egln2 isoform X2: MERWGLKDLLKPRSVTASAPQDKRISGQQLACSPVEIVYTYSADMGLNSLCGPAIGGPNTEDFLTSLADPPGLTTPTKQCRTGVPLYNGDVASPSVEGSPPGALAHTPNPAQIKCTAGTPVYPLSSRACLVENGDPVLMRRTNNELRARQLKRRGGENRDLGSETLDLSCSEDSVFAIGESDLKRRRLADGSIAHKCSRVTADCSKSCYGNQVISSPCVAPQTPLTPALPPSIQHNIYQVATPGLHGQTSPLEANGILTLSPPEGAGWSAEHIALQYIVPCMKYYGIFVKDNFLGPTLGERVLEEVEVLNQSGKFRGGQLVSQKGIPSRSIRGDQIAWVEGHETGCKNIGTLMTHIDEAVMHSAANGQLGDCVINGRTKPQVITLHVMLGSSEQPQTSSLPNNSAVCNIWSDCANKIKI, from the coding sequence ATGGAGCGTTGGGGGCTGAAGGACCTTTTAAAGCCGAGATCAGTCACAGCTTCAGCGCCTCAGGATAAAAGGATCAGCGGACAGCAGCTTGCCTGTTCACCGGTAGAAATTGTGTACACTTACTCGGCGGACATGGGGCTCAATAGTTTGTGCGGGCCAGCAATCGGGGGTCCgaacactgaggattttctcacAAGTCTAGCCGACCCCCCTGGACTCACGACCCCGACGAAACAATGCAGAACCGGCGTGCCGCTCTACAACGGTGATGTCGCATCTCCGTCTGTGGAGGGGAGCCCACCAGGTGCGTTAGCTCATACGCCAAACCCAGCGCAGATAAAGTGCACAGCAGGGACCCCCGTGTACCCCCTGAGCAGCAGAGCCTGTCTAGTGGAGAATGGGGACCCTGTTTTGATGAGGAGGACCAACAATGAACTTAGAGCCAGACAACTTAAAAGGAGAGGTGGAGAGAACCGGGACTTGGGATCTGAGACACTAGATTTAAGCTGTTCAGAAGATTCAGTTTTTGCCATAGGGGAGTCTGACTTGAAGCGGAGGAGGTTGGCCGATGGAAGTATTGCTCACAAATGTTCCAGGGTGACTGCTGACTGCAGTAAAAGTTGCTATGGTAACCAGGTGATTTCCAGTCCTTGTGTCGCTCCCCAGACACCCCTCACCCCTGCGCTCCCCCCGAGTATCCAACACAACATATATCAGGTGGCAACCCCCGGCCTGCACGGTCAGACCTCCCCCTTGGAGGCAAACGGCATCCTGACTTTGTCCCCTCCGGAGGGGGCCGGCTGGTCGGCGGAACACATCGCCCTGCAGTACATCGTGCCCTGCATGAAGTACTACGGCATATTTGTGAAGGACAACTTCCTCGGCCCTACGCTGGGCGAGCGGGTCTTGGAGGAGGTCGAAGTCTTAAACCAAAGCGGGAAATTCCGGGGCGGACAGCTGGTGAGCCAAAAAGGCATTCCCTCTCGAAGCATCCGGGGCGACCAGATTGCCTGGGTGGAAGGACATGAGACTGGATGTAAGAACATTGGGACGCTGATGACCCATATTGATGAAGCTGTCATGCACAGCGCAGCCAACGGACAGCTGGGGGACTGCGTCATTAACGGACGGACGAAG